One segment of Verrucomicrobiota bacterium DNA contains the following:
- a CDS encoding helix-turn-helix domain-containing protein, producing MSTTSNPTPPVAAPPRLDPILVFSALGNPLRWRIVKQLADGKCHCVADLSKAMGMKSNGIGKHLGILRDAGILILVADEKSDGRMYWHHLPAVFRATPGVLDFGCCVVRL from the coding sequence ATGAGCACGACTTCAAACCCGACGCCCCCAGTTGCGGCCCCGCCGCGACTCGATCCCATTCTGGTCTTCAGCGCCCTGGGCAATCCGCTCCGCTGGCGCATCGTCAAGCAACTCGCCGACGGCAAATGCCATTGCGTCGCCGATCTGTCGAAGGCGATGGGGATGAAATCGAACGGCATTGGCAAACACCTCGGCATCCTCCGCGATGCGGGCATCCTGATCCTGGTCGCCGATGAGAAGAGCGACGGGCGCATGTACTGGCATCATCTGCCGGCCGTGTTCCGCGCCACGCCGGGGGTGTTGGATTTCGGTTGTTGCGTGGTGCGGCTGTGA
- a CDS encoding outer membrane lipoprotein carrier protein LolA, whose translation MQWLIHVPLKHSHRWGGALALVLGIVVRSRGFSRSPLGWGIVLMLGCLLPAPAQTSNAPVAPTLKDVNHAMSQAETIFTRFVQERHLSLFTEPLRSEGFLCFQKPGRIRWEITQPYKSILVSDGAGVAQFEWVEDKWKKLDVGLAAAMQNVVSQIAGVMEGRYSSNQRDYEATLTNAAGGPVITLVPRNEAMRKMMQAIEVHLTPDLKGTRRVVLRETGGDYTDIRFEDQQVGWSLPPRTFDRNAPLAVEEIKKNAGKRGN comes from the coding sequence ATGCAATGGCTGATTCATGTGCCGCTGAAACACTCCCACCGTTGGGGCGGCGCGCTGGCATTGGTGTTGGGAATTGTTGTTCGGAGTCGCGGCTTCAGCCGGTCCCCGCTCGGTTGGGGTATCGTTTTGATGTTGGGATGCCTCCTCCCGGCCCCGGCGCAAACTTCCAACGCGCCGGTTGCGCCCACCCTCAAGGACGTCAACCACGCAATGAGCCAGGCGGAGACGATTTTCACCCGGTTCGTGCAAGAACGGCATTTGTCACTGTTCACGGAGCCGTTACGTTCCGAGGGTTTTCTTTGCTTCCAAAAGCCCGGGCGCATCCGCTGGGAGATCACCCAGCCGTATAAATCCATCCTGGTCTCGGATGGCGCCGGTGTGGCGCAGTTCGAGTGGGTGGAGGATAAGTGGAAGAAGCTGGATGTGGGCCTGGCGGCGGCAATGCAAAACGTGGTGTCGCAAATCGCCGGGGTCATGGAAGGCCGCTACTCCAGCAACCAGCGGGATTACGAAGCCACGCTGACCAACGCGGCGGGCGGCCCGGTGATCACGTTGGTGCCGCGCAACGAAGCCATGCGCAAAATGATGCAGGCCATTGAGGTTCACCTCACGCCCGATCTAAAAGGCACGCGCCGCGTGGTACTACGGGAGACCGGCGGCGATTACACGGACATCCGCTTTGAAGACCAGCAGGTGGGATGGTCGTTACCGCCCCGCACCTTCGACCGGAATGCGCCATTGGCCGTGGAAGAGATCAAGAAGAATGCGGGTAAGCGAGGTAATTGA